A stretch of DNA from Pseudomonas sp. HN11:
CAGGTGCAGTAGCCGGGGCCGCAGGGGCCTCGGCAGCAGCGGCAGGCTTTTCAGCAGCAGGCGCGGGTGCAGCTGCAGCAGCAGGAGCCGCTGCAGGAGCCGCATCAGCGGCACCTTCGATTTCCAGCTCAAGCAGTTCGTCGCCCTCTTTCAGACGGTCGCCCAGCTTCACTTTCAGGCTCTTGACCACACCGGCCTTGGGAGCAGGAATTTCCATGCTCGCCTTGTCCGATTCCAGGGTCAGGATGCTCTGGTCGGCTTCGACGGTGTCGCCGACCTTCACAAACAGCTCGATTACTTCACCTTCACCGCTGCCGATGTCAGGTACGCGAATGAGTTCGCTCACAAAAAGTCTCCTCAGCAGTCCAGTGGGTTGCGTTTTTCCGGGTTGATCCCGAACTTGACGATAGCGTCTGCCACCACCTTAGGTTCGATTTCACCACGGTCAGCCAAGGCTTCCAGGGCTGCCAACACCACGAAGTGACGGTCGACTTCGAAGAAGTGACGCAGCTTCTTGCGGCTGTCACTGCGACCGAAACCGTCGGTGCCCAGGACTTTGAATTCCTTGGACGGGACCCACTGGCGAATTTGTTCAGCAAACAGTTTCATGTAGTCGGTCGAAGCGATCACCGGGCCTTTACGGCCGGTCAGGCACTCTTCAACGAAGGTGCGCTGTGGCTTCTGGCCAGGGTGCAGGCGGTTGTGACGCTCTACGGCCAGGCCATCGCGACGCAGTTCGTTGAAGCTGGTCACGCTCCACACGTCGGCGCCGACATTGAACTCGTCACGCAGGATCTTCGCCGCTTCACGCACTTCGCGCAGGATGGTGCCGGAGCCCATCAGCTGTACGTGGTGCGCCGCTTCCTTGGTGTCTTCTTCGAGCAGGTACATGCCCTTGATGATGCCTTCCTCGACACCGGCCGGCATGGCTGGCTGCTGGTAGGACTCGTTCATCACGGTGATGTAGTAGAAAACGTCCTGCTGCTCTTCGGTCATCTTCTTCATGCCGTCCTGGATGATCACCGCCAGCTCATAGCCGTAGGTTGGATCAAAGGTGCGGCAGTTCGGGATGGTGGCAGCCAGGATGTGGCTGTGACCGTCTTCGTGTTGCAGGCCTTCGCCGTTCAGCGTGGTACGACCGGCGGTGCCGCCGATCAGGAAGCCACGGGTACGGCTGTCGCCTGCTGCCCACGCCAGGTCGCCAATGCGCTGGAAGCCGAACATCGAGTAGAAGATGTAGAACGGCAGCATCGGCTGGTTGTGGCTGGAGTACGAAGTACCGGCAGCGATGAAGGAGCTCATGGCGCCCGCTTCGTTGATGCCTTCTTCGAGGATCTGGCCCTTCTTGTCTTCCTTGTAGAACATCACCTGGTCTTTATCGACTGGCTCGTAGAGCTGGCCAACGGAGGAGTAGATGCCCAACTGACGGAACATACCTTCCATACCGAAGGTACGGGCTTCGTCCGGGATGATCGGAACGATGCGCGGGCCGATTTCCTTGTCCTTGACCAGCTGCGCGAGGATGCGTACGAAGGCCATGGTGGTGGAAATTTCGCGGTCGCCCGAGCCGTCGAGGATAGCCTTGAGGGTGCTCAGGTCCGGAGTCGGCACGCTGAAGCTGTTGGCGCGACGCTGAGGCACGAAACCACCCAGTGCGGCGCGGCGCTCGGCCAGGTAACGGGCTTCGGCGCTGTTCGGCTCCGGCTTGAAGAACGGCAGGTTCTCCAGTTCTTCGTCCTTGACCGGGATGTCGAAGCGGTCGCGGAACAACTTCAGGCTGTCGACATCGACTTTCTTGGTGTTGTGCGCAGTGTTCTTCGCTTCGCCGGCACCGGTGCCATAACCCTTGATGGTCTTGGCCAGGATGACGGTCGGTTGTTCTTTGTGGTTGACCGCTTCGTGGTACGCCGCGTAGACCTTGTACGGGTCGTGGCCGCCACGGTTGAGTTTCCAGATCTCGTCATCGGACAGGTCGGCAACCATCGCCTTGAGTTCAGGCGTGTTGAAGAAGTGTTCACGCACGAACGCGCCATCTTTGGCTTTGTAGTTCTGGTACTCGCCGTCGATGACTTCGTCCATGCGACGTTGCAGGATACCGTCGACGTCCTTGGCCAGCAGTGGGTCCCAGAAACGGCCCCAGATGACTTTGGTCACGTTCCACTGAGCCCCGCGGAACACACCTTCGAGTTCCTGGATGATCTTGCCGTTGCCGCGAACCGGGCCGTCGAGGCGCTGCAGGTTGCAGTTGATGACGAAGATCAGGTTGTCGAGCTTCTCGCGGCCGGCCAGGGAGATGGCACCCAGGGATTCCGGCTCGTCACACTCGCCGTCGCCCAGGAAGCACCAGACTTTCTGCTTGCCTTCAGGGATGAAGCCACGGGCTTCCAGGTACTTCATGAAACGTGCCTGGTAGATCGCTTGAATTGGACCCAGACCCATGGAAACGGTCGGGAACTGCCAGAAATCAGGCATCAGCCATGGGTGCGGGTACGACGACAGGCCGTTACCGTCCACTTCCTGGCGGAAGTTGTTCATGTGTTCTTCGGAGATGCGGCCTTCCATGAACGCACGGGCGTAGACGCCTGGCGAGGTGTGACCCTGGAAGTAGATCAGGTCGCCGCCGTGTTCGTCGGTCGGGGCCTGGAAGAAGTAGTTGAAGCCGATATCATACAGGGTTGCGCTGGATGCGAAGCTGGAGATGTGACCGCCCAGGTCCGAATCTTTCAAGTTCGTGCGCATTACCATCGCCATGGCGTTCCAACGTACCAGCGAGCGAATGCGGCGTTCCATGAACAGGTCGCCAGGCATGCGTGCTTCGTGGGTAACGGGGATGGTGTTGCGGTATGGCGTAGTGATGGCGTAAGGCAGTTGCGAGCCGCTGCGGGTCGCGAGTTCGCCCATACGGGTCATCAGATAGTGAGCACGGTCTTCGCCTTCTTTGTCGAGAACCGATTCCAGGGCGTCCAGCCATTCCTGGGTTTCGACGGGATCGAGGTCTTGCATGGCTTGCTCCAGGGCGGAAAGGCTACCAGAATCGGTTGCCTGAAGTTTGCGACTGGCCTTGTGGGCAGACGACATAAATTCTTGGATGGCCGAAGGTTGCTTCGGCGTCCTGTAGTTTTACTACAAATCGTCGGCCATTTCAGCCTTTCGAATGTATATACGAGTAGTAAAACTACACAAGACTGAGCGTATGGCTCGGTCTGGCTGGTGAGCATAATCGTTATTGTTGATCTTTTGCGAACAAGAAAAGGTGAATGTTTGATGTTGGCTGCCAAAATGAAATTAATTTCAGCTATTTCTAACCTTTGTTCGACAGTCCGTCATAAGAGCGTGGTTCTTGCATTCACAGCTACACGCCCATTACGCGCCGAACAAGGATAGACCATGAGCCTTCCAACACTCGCCGAACTGCCGGCCATTCTCTTGTCAAAAGCCCAGCGGGCCGAGCAGTCATTTCGTGACGCAGTGGCCGCGCTGGACGACGATCATGGACTTTCTGCGTGGACGCCGCAACGGTGGGCTGACTTCGCCCGCGTGTGCGCGGCCAGTGATTTCGTCATTGAACAAAGTGTTCGTGACCCTTTGATGTTGCTCGAACTGGTGGCCTGGGGCGAACTGGACCGTGGTTTCGCGCCTGGCGAACTGTGCGGGCAAATTGCTGGTGCCGTGCAACAAGCCGAAACAGAAGATGAGTTGGGCCGCGTGCTGCGTCGCCAGCGTACGCGCCAGCAGGTGCGCATCATCTGGCGCGATCTGACCCGCCAGGCCGATTTGGTGCAAACCTGCCGTGACCTTTCCGACATGGCCGATGCCAGCATCGACCAGGCTTACCAGTGGCTGTACCAGCGCCACTGCGTGCAGTTCGGCACGCCCACCGGGCGGCGCAGTGGCGAATCGCAGCACATGGTGATCCTTGGCATGGGCAAGCTTGGTGCGGTGGAACTGAACCTGTCGTCGGATATCGACCTGATCTTCGCCTACCCCGAGGGTGGTGAAACGGTCGGCGTCAAACGGTCCCTGGATAACCAGGAGTTTTTCATTCGTCTTGGTCAAAAACTGATCAAGGCCCTCGACCCGATGACCGTCGACGGCTTCGTGTTCCGCGTCGACATGCGCCTGCGCCCCTATGGGTCGGCCGGTGCGCTGGTGCTCAGCTTCAATGCGCTGGAGCAGTACTACCAGGACCAAGGCCGCGATTGGGAACGCTACGCCATGATCAAGGCGCGCGTCGTTGCAGGCGATCAGGTGGCGGGTGCGCAATTGCTGGATATGCTGCGACCGTTTGTCTACCGCCGCTATCTCGATTTTTCCGCCATCGAAGCGCTGCGCACCATGAAGCAGTTGATCCAGCAGGAAGTGCGGCGCAAAGGCATGGCCGACAATATCAAGCTGGGCGCGGGCGGTATCCGCGAAGTGGAATTCATCGCCCAGGCCTTCCAGTTGATCCACGGCGGTCGTGACCTGAGCCTGCAACAGCGCCCGTTGCTCAAGGTGCTCGGCACCCTGGAGGGCCAGGGCTACCTGCCGCCGGCGGTAATTGCCGAATTGCGCAATGGCTACGAATTCCTGCGTTACACCGAACATGCGATTCAGGCGATTGCCGACCGGCAGACGCAAATGCTCCCCGACAGCCCGGAAGACCAGGCGCGCATTGCCTTTATGTTGGGCTTTGCCGACTGGGCCTCGTTCCACGAACGCCTGATGTATTGGCGCGGTCGTGTGGACTGGCATTTCCGCCAAGTGATCGCCGATCCCGACGAAGAAGAGGGCGAAGAAAGCGAGTTGGTGGTGGGCGGTGAGTGGTTGCCGCTGTGGGAAGAATCCCAAGATGAAGAAGCCGCCTGCCGTCAATTGGCCGAAGGTGGCTTTACCGACGCGACCAAGGCCCTCAAGGCGCTGGCCGGCCTGCGCAACAGCCCGCAACTGCGCGCCATGCAGCGTTTGGGGCGCGAGCGGTTGGATGCGTTCATCCCGCGTCTGCTTGCCCAGGCTGTCGAACACGCCAACCCGGACTTGGTGCTGGAGCGTGTGTTGCCGCTGGTCGAAGCCGTCGCGCGGCGTTCCGCCTATCTAGTGTTGCTCACGGAAAACCCCGACGCCCTGCGTCGCCTGTTGACCCTGTGCGCCGCCAGCCCGTGGATCGCCGAACAGATCACACGCTTTCCGCTGTTGCTCGACGAGTTGCTCAACGAAGGCCGCCTGTTCAAGCCGCCGTTGGCTCCCGAGTTGGCCGCCGAGTTGCGCGAGCGCCTGACGCGCATCCCGGAAGACGACCTTGAGCAACAGATGGAAGCCCTGCGCCACTTCAAACTGGCCCACCGCCTGCGCGTGGCCGCCTCGGAAATCGCTGGCAGCTTGCCGTTGATGAAGGTCAGCGACTACCTCACCTGGCTCGCCGAGGCGATTCTCGAACAGGTGCTGGCCCTGGCCTGGCGCCAGACCGTGGCGCGCCACGGTTCACCGCAACGGTTGGACGGCACGTTGTGCGATCCTGGGTTCATTATTGTCGGTTATGGGAAGGTCGGCGGGATCGAACTGGGGCATGGTTCGGACCTGGATCTGGTGTTTATCCACGATGGTGATCCGCAGGCAGAAACCGATGGTGCCAAACCGATCGACGGCGCGCAGTTCTTCACGCGTCTGGGCCAAAGGATCATTCACCTGCTGACCACCCAGACCAACTCCGGCCAGTTGTATGAAGTGGACATGCGCCTGCGGCCTTCTGGCGCGTCCGGTTTGCTGGTGAGTTCGCTGGGGGCGTTTGATCGCTACCAACAAAATGAAGCGTGGACCTGGGAACATCAGGCGCTGATCCGCGCGCGGGTGCTGGTCGGCAGCCAGGATGTGGGCCAGGCATTTGAGCAGGTACGGGCTAAAGTGTTGGGGCAGGAGCGGGACCTGGCGAAGCTGCGCCAGGAGGTCAGCGAGATGCGCGCCAAGATGCGTGACAACCTGGGCACCAAGAGCACGGCGGCCGGTACTGGCGCCAATGCCTTCGAGGCCACGGCGGCGTTTGACCTCAAGCAGGACGCCGGAGGTATCGTCGATATTGAATTTATGGTGCAATACGCGGCTTTGGCGTGGTCTGCGCAACACCCATCGCTGCTGCGCTATACCGACAATATCCGCATTCTGGAAGGCCTGGAGCAGGTGGGCTTGATGCCCTCCGCCGATGCCCACCTGCTGCGCGAGGTGTATAAGGCCTACCGTTCCGCCGCGCATCGTCAGGCTTTGCAAAACGAGGCCGGTACGGTGGCCGGGGATCAGTTCGCCGACGAACGGCGCCAGGTGATGCGCATCTGGCAGGAGCTGGGGTTGAGCTGAAACACTATTAGGGCGGGGAGGCATAAGCCTCCCCGCATCGTTTGTGGAAACTACATGAATATTCTGATCGTTGGGCCCAGTTGGGTCGGTGATATGGTGATGGCGCAGACACTGTTCCAGTGCCTGCGTATGCGCTACCCGGACTGCCAGATCGACGTGCTCGCCCCTGAGTGGAGCCGGCCGATCCTCGAACGCATGCCGCAAGTACGTCAGGCCTTGAGCTTCCCGCTCGGCCATGGCGCCCTGGAGCTGGCGACCCGGCGTCGCATCGGTAAGTCCCTTGCGGGCCAGTACGATCAAGCGATCTTGTTGCCCAACTCGCTCAAGTCGGCGCTGGTGCCGTATTTTGCCGGCATCCCTAAACGCACCGGCTGGCGTGGCGAGTTCCGCTACGTGCTGCTCAACGACGTGCGCACGCTGGATAAAGCCCGCTACCCGCTGATGATCGAGCGCTTCATGGCCTTGGCTTATGAGCCGGACGCCGAGTTGCCCACGCCGTATCCGCGCCCGAGTTTGCAGATCGACCCGGTGAGCCGCGACGCCGCCCTGGCCAAGTTTGGCCTGGAGCTTGACCGTCCAGTCCTGGCGCTGTGTCCCGGTGCCGAGTTTGGCGAGTCCAAGCGCTGGCCGTCGGAGCACTACGCCAAGGTCGCCGAAGCCAAGATCCGCGAAGGCTGGCAGGTGTGGCTGTTTGGTTCGAAGAAGGACCATCCGGTGGGCGAAGACATTCGCCAGCGCCTGATTCCTGGCCTTCGTGAAGAGGCGGTCAACCTCAGTGGCGACACGTCGCTCGCCGAAGCCATCGACCTGCTGTCCTGCGCAGACTCGGTGGTGTCTAACGACTCCGGCCTGATGCACGTCGCCGCCGCGCTTAACCGCCCGCTGGTGGCGGTGTACGGCTCCACATCGCCGGGCTTCACCCCGCCATTGGCCGACAAGGTCGAAGTGGTGCGCCTGGGCCTGGAGTGCAGCCCGTGTTTCGATCGCACCTGCCGTTTCGGTCACTACAACTGCATGCGCCAGTTGCTGCCGCAGCCGGTGAACGAAGCCTTGCAGCGGTTGCAGGGCTCTGCGGTCGAGGTCCGATAGTTTGCGCGTACTGGTAATCAAGACCTCATCCCTGGGCGACGTGATTCATGCCTTGCCGGCCCTGACCGACGCGGCGCGGGCGATCCCCGGCATTCGCTTTGATTGGGTGGTGGAAGAAGGCTTCGCCGAGATCCCTACCTGGCACCCGGCGGTGGACAACGTGATCCCGGTGGCGATCCGCCGCTGGCGCAAAAATATCTGGCAGACCTTCAAGAGTGGCGAATGGCGGCGCTTCAAGCAGCAAGTCCAGTCGACCAAATATGACCTGGTGATCGATGCCCAGGGCCTGCTGAAAAGCGCCTGGCTGACCCGCTACGTGCGCGCGCCCATTGCGGGGTTCGACAAGAATTCCGCGCGCGAGCCGATGGCCGCGCGTTTCTATTCCCGACGCCTCGCCGTGGCGCGTGGGCAACACGCGGTGGAGCGTCTGCGTCAGCTATTCGCCGTGGCCCTCGGTTATGACTTGCCCAAGGGCTTGGGCGACTACGGCCTGAGCACTGAAAAACTCCTGGGCCTGCCGCCGAAAAAACCGTTTGTACTGCTCCTGCACGGCACCACCTGGGACACCAAGCACTGGCCCGAAGCCTACTGGCGTGAGCTGGCCGAGCGCATGGGGCGCCTGGGCGTCGAC
This window harbors:
- the waaF gene encoding lipopolysaccharide heptosyltransferase II yields the protein MNILIVGPSWVGDMVMAQTLFQCLRMRYPDCQIDVLAPEWSRPILERMPQVRQALSFPLGHGALELATRRRIGKSLAGQYDQAILLPNSLKSALVPYFAGIPKRTGWRGEFRYVLLNDVRTLDKARYPLMIERFMALAYEPDAELPTPYPRPSLQIDPVSRDAALAKFGLELDRPVLALCPGAEFGESKRWPSEHYAKVAEAKIREGWQVWLFGSKKDHPVGEDIRQRLIPGLREEAVNLSGDTSLAEAIDLLSCADSVVSNDSGLMHVAAALNRPLVAVYGSTSPGFTPPLADKVEVVRLGLECSPCFDRTCRFGHYNCMRQLLPQPVNEALQRLQGSAVEVR
- the glnE gene encoding bifunctional [glutamate--ammonia ligase]-adenylyl-L-tyrosine phosphorylase/[glutamate--ammonia-ligase] adenylyltransferase, producing MSLPTLAELPAILLSKAQRAEQSFRDAVAALDDDHGLSAWTPQRWADFARVCAASDFVIEQSVRDPLMLLELVAWGELDRGFAPGELCGQIAGAVQQAETEDELGRVLRRQRTRQQVRIIWRDLTRQADLVQTCRDLSDMADASIDQAYQWLYQRHCVQFGTPTGRRSGESQHMVILGMGKLGAVELNLSSDIDLIFAYPEGGETVGVKRSLDNQEFFIRLGQKLIKALDPMTVDGFVFRVDMRLRPYGSAGALVLSFNALEQYYQDQGRDWERYAMIKARVVAGDQVAGAQLLDMLRPFVYRRYLDFSAIEALRTMKQLIQQEVRRKGMADNIKLGAGGIREVEFIAQAFQLIHGGRDLSLQQRPLLKVLGTLEGQGYLPPAVIAELRNGYEFLRYTEHAIQAIADRQTQMLPDSPEDQARIAFMLGFADWASFHERLMYWRGRVDWHFRQVIADPDEEEGEESELVVGGEWLPLWEESQDEEAACRQLAEGGFTDATKALKALAGLRNSPQLRAMQRLGRERLDAFIPRLLAQAVEHANPDLVLERVLPLVEAVARRSAYLVLLTENPDALRRLLTLCAASPWIAEQITRFPLLLDELLNEGRLFKPPLAPELAAELRERLTRIPEDDLEQQMEALRHFKLAHRLRVAASEIAGSLPLMKVSDYLTWLAEAILEQVLALAWRQTVARHGSPQRLDGTLCDPGFIIVGYGKVGGIELGHGSDLDLVFIHDGDPQAETDGAKPIDGAQFFTRLGQRIIHLLTTQTNSGQLYEVDMRLRPSGASGLLVSSLGAFDRYQQNEAWTWEHQALIRARVLVGSQDVGQAFEQVRAKVLGQERDLAKLRQEVSEMRAKMRDNLGTKSTAAGTGANAFEATAAFDLKQDAGGIVDIEFMVQYAALAWSAQHPSLLRYTDNIRILEGLEQVGLMPSADAHLLREVYKAYRSAAHRQALQNEAGTVAGDQFADERRQVMRIWQELGLS
- the waaC gene encoding lipopolysaccharide heptosyltransferase I; its protein translation is MRVLVIKTSSLGDVIHALPALTDAARAIPGIRFDWVVEEGFAEIPTWHPAVDNVIPVAIRRWRKNIWQTFKSGEWRRFKQQVQSTKYDLVIDAQGLLKSAWLTRYVRAPIAGFDKNSAREPMAARFYSRRLAVARGQHAVERLRQLFAVALGYDLPKGLGDYGLSTEKLLGLPPKKPFVLLLHGTTWDTKHWPEAYWRELAERMGRLGVDVKLPWGNAAEKARAERLAQGLQNAEVLPKLNLAGVARVLAGARACVAVDTGLGHLAAALDVPTISLFGPTNPGLTGAYGKGQIHLASDFPCAPCLQKQCTYQPTADDLRRFDIKRESPLCFTRLNPERVASRLSTLLLAEELH
- the aceE gene encoding pyruvate dehydrogenase (acetyl-transferring), homodimeric type, whose amino-acid sequence is MQDLDPVETQEWLDALESVLDKEGEDRAHYLMTRMGELATRSGSQLPYAITTPYRNTIPVTHEARMPGDLFMERRIRSLVRWNAMAMVMRTNLKDSDLGGHISSFASSATLYDIGFNYFFQAPTDEHGGDLIYFQGHTSPGVYARAFMEGRISEEHMNNFRQEVDGNGLSSYPHPWLMPDFWQFPTVSMGLGPIQAIYQARFMKYLEARGFIPEGKQKVWCFLGDGECDEPESLGAISLAGREKLDNLIFVINCNLQRLDGPVRGNGKIIQELEGVFRGAQWNVTKVIWGRFWDPLLAKDVDGILQRRMDEVIDGEYQNYKAKDGAFVREHFFNTPELKAMVADLSDDEIWKLNRGGHDPYKVYAAYHEAVNHKEQPTVILAKTIKGYGTGAGEAKNTAHNTKKVDVDSLKLFRDRFDIPVKDEELENLPFFKPEPNSAEARYLAERRAALGGFVPQRRANSFSVPTPDLSTLKAILDGSGDREISTTMAFVRILAQLVKDKEIGPRIVPIIPDEARTFGMEGMFRQLGIYSSVGQLYEPVDKDQVMFYKEDKKGQILEEGINEAGAMSSFIAAGTSYSSHNQPMLPFYIFYSMFGFQRIGDLAWAAGDSRTRGFLIGGTAGRTTLNGEGLQHEDGHSHILAATIPNCRTFDPTYGYELAVIIQDGMKKMTEEQQDVFYYITVMNESYQQPAMPAGVEEGIIKGMYLLEEDTKEAAHHVQLMGSGTILREVREAAKILRDEFNVGADVWSVTSFNELRRDGLAVERHNRLHPGQKPQRTFVEECLTGRKGPVIASTDYMKLFAEQIRQWVPSKEFKVLGTDGFGRSDSRKKLRHFFEVDRHFVVLAALEALADRGEIEPKVVADAIVKFGINPEKRNPLDC